GGCGCCGGCCGGGGGCGCGGGGGCCGTCTCCGGCCCCGCCTCGTACACGGGGGGCGTTGCCAGGCCCCTCCCGGCCTGCTTTCGTGGATGACGTCGCCGGGCACCGACGGCAGCGCGACCGCCTCGCGGTCCTGCCGAAGTGCCTCATGGCGAGCCTCCCCGAGACCCCGGGCGCACCGGGACCTTGGTTCCGGCATGCCTGCGACAGTCCCGTCCCCGACGTGAGGTCATCCACGTGTTCCGCTCCATCTCCAGCCGTGCCACCGCCCGCAGCAAGTCCGCCGTCGCCACCGCAGCCGTGCTGCTGGGCGCGTCGGGCGCCGTGATGGCGGTGACGGCCCCGGCGTCGGCCGCGCCGAACTCCGCGCAGACGATCGCCAAGAAGATGGTCCCGGCCGGCCAGTACCAGTGCTTCAGCAAGATCGTCCAGCACGAGTCCGGCTGGGACCACACCGCCACCAACGCCTCGTCCGGCGCCTAC
This portion of the Streptomyces changanensis genome encodes:
- a CDS encoding aggregation-promoting factor C-terminal-like domain-containing protein, with amino-acid sequence MFRSISSRATARSKSAVATAAVLLGASGAVMAVTAPASAAPNSAQTIAKKMVPAGQYQCFSKIVQHESGWDHTATNASSGAYGLVQALPASKMSSAGSDWKTNPATQIEWGLDYMNDRYGSPCGAWKFWQDNHWY